A window of the Thermodesulforhabdus norvegica genome harbors these coding sequences:
- a CDS encoding response regulator, whose product MAERKCRVLIIDDERDFVETLVRRLERRGFEAYGALRGKEGIELLETHDVDVVVLDIRMPEMDGLEVLEIIKRRRPFVEVILLTGHGSLESSLKGLELGAYDYMLKPADLRALIEKIREAHERRLLRMEQK is encoded by the coding sequence ATGGCGGAAAGGAAGTGCCGCGTACTGATAATTGATGACGAACGGGATTTTGTGGAAACCCTGGTAAGGCGTCTTGAACGCCGTGGATTCGAAGCATACGGCGCCCTGCGCGGTAAAGAAGGGATTGAACTTCTCGAAACCCATGATGTTGACGTCGTGGTGCTGGACATTCGCATGCCCGAAATGGACGGCCTGGAGGTTCTGGAAATCATAAAAAGACGCCGACCTTTCGTAGAGGTTATACTCCTTACGGGTCATGGTTCCCTGGAATCCAGCCTCAAAGGCCTGGAACTCGGGGCTTACGACTACATGCTGAAACCGGCCGACCTCAGGGCATTGATCGAAAAAATACGAGAAGCCCACGAGAGAAGGCTCCTGAGAATGGAGCAGAAGTGA